acacacacacacacacacacacacacacaagcagaagaTGTGCACAAACTCTGGCTGACCTCTCCGATCTATTTTTAGGAAGTGCTTCATGGCGTTACAGCTCACAGCAGGCGAGTGGGTTTATCTGAACCGCAGCACCGCCTCTGACACACAGCTGACTGTCACACCAGAGAGGGACAGCAAGACAAAGCAGGAAAAAGGACAAGCACGTCCGATGAAAGATGATGTGTGAGGATTACATCTGTTCAATATGGACTTTGGGACACTGGGTGGCTGAAAACAAAGTGGGTCCCAGATCTGTAGGATCCCCAAAGCCTACTGGCTGTTCACAGGgtgtcaacttttttttgttttgttaattttactaATTTAGTTAATTGCAAATTAGTTGCAACATCACAATACTAACTAATACAGCTTGCGTTATTACCTGATTCCTGTGGCTCTGCCTTGTAGACGGGGCCCTGTGTCATATTCCAGTCTTAAGACCACATCATCTGTTTAAACTGTGGTTGCGTTGTgtagcacctttaaaaacaaacaatagttCCCAAAGGGCTTTGACACAAGAATCAGAAGTTCACACTAACCAATACTCAAACACGCAGTGGCTCAGTCCAAAGGGGGTTGGGTTgagaactggagggttgctggttcaagacCCTGCAAGAACTAATGTACAGATTGTAGATTTGTAGATGGAGCGATGCCAGATCCCCTCCAGgtactcttgagcaaggcatcgtAACCCCCAAACCAGCCTCTGACCTCTCTCCATTAGTTCATGACTAGCTcctgagcaggtgtgtgtgtgtttcaggcctgtgtgtaaattGTTGTTTACCCTCTAGGGATCAATGAACAGTATAAATTATGAGATGGGCCTCCTTAAATGACGATTTTAAGTCATAGGGTGAAAAGACAAAGTGAGACGATAAACAGATGGTATCACATCTGTGAGTCCATCAAAACATGTTTAAGAAGTGGTTTAAAAGAAGCGAGTGATCCAGCGAGCCTTATCTCCTCAGACAGGTCCGAAGCTGAGGGGCCCTGATGGAGAAGGCACGGTCACCTCTGGTTTTGAGCTTTGACTTTGGAACGGTTAGATGGGCCCCGTCGAGGATCCAAGGCTGCAAACAGGCTAATATGGGGTCAGCATATGGGGTCTCCTATGTATGTAGATTTGATGATTCTAACCACACATGGTGACTCTGTCCTCTGCTGGTCACAGTGTGGAACTACAACAGAGCCTCAAACACTCTGTTAGATGTgaccgggttggttcagtgggcagagcaggtgcacacacacatagaggtttatgccctgatgcagaggtccagggtttgagtctgacctgtgacgatttccgttgcatgtcttccccttcttTCTCACCAAGCTGTTTTGACCATTCAAtgtggaaaagccccaaaaataatccttaaaaaaatgtaacatgctGTTAGATCACATGATCAGATTTTGATCTGGCCCACAAATGAATTTAGCTTCACAATAAATTTTGGCCAAACTAGTTGCGCCCCAAACCCCAAAAGACAGGTTACAGATGACaattacacaacatttaaagCACAATAAGGCAGATATACCAAGTTTGAAATTCCCCCAGATCCGGTGAGTTTGCATTTTCCGGCCGTGAAACAGGTTGCTGTGAGTCGGCTGTGTGGTggcctgcttttaaaaatgtaatccttgttttttgcttgatttgctGAATTCTACCATGGCTAGGGAACATTTTGGCTGATCTTTGCAAGGCTTCATGTCaacaaaaatgcatcaaaagtcgaaaaaagcaacaaaatgttgaaaaaaaacaacaacaatctctAACACTTACAGATGGGAAACAAATGTCTCAAAAAGTGACATGCAGTATTAAAATCAAATAAGTTTGACtttttcactaaaataaaaacctggaCATGAACTACAAAATGTCTGCCCCTTAGATAAATTGATTTTGAAACACCTGTGTTACATGATTAAAATCTGCtttattaacaataaaatattcTCTTTTCCAGGTGTATCAACGTGTGCTCCAGTGAGCCGGGACACTGGGACCCTGAGCCAACATGTGCAACATGCTGCATTGTGTTGAGGTCAGTTTGACAAtttttgttgtgatgttttACGAATTCATCATTCATTGCGATGTAACTAATGGTGTATTGTTGTTTGATTGGTGTACCCTTGGGGACTACTAAAGAAACCCGAACCAACCGTATACTgcagcagctaaatggaattcagccttCATTACCTTCAGCCTGATGCATGTGGGCCACACAAGAATCTTAACACTTATTAGTAAAGTCAGCTTCTTTTTCtagtactttttaattttttattgaaataattaaaaatccaCTTTGTCAGAAGTTTGGTTAACAATGAATTCAGGCTTGAGCGGTTTTAAACAGGGGGTTGTGCTGTATGTGAAATTATTACCTTTCAGTTGTGTCAGCCAGACTAATAACTTCACCTCCTCCCTCCGCACGGCTAACGTTGTCTGAACATGTCGGCTGGTCGCGTGCCTTCAACTTATCATTCTTTAAGGGGACAgctcatgtgttttgtgtgtgctttttggGATTGGggtgaggggggtggggggactACTTGTTTGACTCTGGACAGCTGGTCTCCTTTCTCCCCCAgcatccctcctcctcttccttctcctccttctcttcattcACTCAACTCAGATGGTGTTTCTCTGCAGAGCGAAGCAGTCGACTTCACTGATGGTTGACTGGATATAAACTCTTCATTCAAATGGATCCATGCTGACAATTTGGACATTTGGACATGCATTTGCACCTAATTGATTGACTGAATGGATTATTGATTACTTGTTTCAGTACTGATCAAATACTGCAGAGTGGCTAAAACCGGACTGGTTCCTACAGAGAAATAACAGCTGGACTAACTGTATTAGACTGGCACGGTACGGCTGCTTTCATGTCATAattagtagtagcagtagtggTGTTAGCATTAGTAATAGAACATTTCCACTGTTGTTAAAAACGTTAATATATGCCTTGTGTTGAGATGATTCAACAACAATTTAACTATGTAATATttactttctctccttttcttttttctccatttctctcctctcctctcctctccagaTGTTGATGATCTTTGTGTTCCTGCTGCtgttcttcctctcctctccccccgtctcctcctctcctttggCCAAGGTAAACTCACAGTAACAATGAGATGTTTTTGTactgaaaaacaatgtttaaccAAGACATATCTGCTGTTTGGCCGTTACAATAGAAGCATTACATAATTACTGTGCAGGTTCCTCTTATTTATGAGCAGCTACACTCGCATGAAAACAGGACACTGTTCAATTTaaagaaagattaaataaagacttaaaaCAGGGAGAATGGTTGAAAACACTGAATGCTGATAGGTACACTGAAGGGTTAGGATGAAAACACTTTCAATTCATTTCCCATTATTCCCAAAACCAGAAAAGTTCAGAAAAGACTGATGTTGACCTCTGACTGCAGGAAAAtaagagtgtgagtgtgagtgtgagtgtgtgtgtgtgtgtgtgtgtgtgtgtctctaggTCACGGAGGTACATGATTTAAGAAGGTGTTGGCTTGTAGAGGTGAAATCTACAATGTGTTTTGTTCGGAAACTGATTTTGAAGAAACATGGAAGCTACACACCGacgcacacacccacgcacacacgcacgcacacacgcacactcacacaggtgAGCAGGTCCTAAGGTATGTGCTTGATTAGGGCTGTCAGCAGCTCATCTCTAATCTCAGTCACTGCACCGGTGATTCCAGTTAAACACtcggctgtgtgtttgtttccagcTGCAgttgttttctctcctttgaGTCAAAAATATCGACTCCACAGAACAACTTTAGTGTTCATTCAGTATAATACAATTAAcgttaattaaattaaaaatgtcttgttttgtctgttcgTTCACCACTTTGGTACAGACTGAATATCTCAACTATTGTCCTCTCAACTTTAGTGATTCCCCGACTTCTCCAGCCTCACTGAGCTGCTATAGACTAAACTCTCTTAGTGGAAATATTCATGTCAATAATGTGGTCGATCCTTAGTGGCATTTTCTGTTTGTAAAAGGACTCAGACCTAATGTAGGCAGGGAGTGAAAAAACATtgccaaaaacaacatgaaaacatctTAAAACATAAGAGATATTAGCAGTAATAACAGCTTGAAAAAGGAGCCTGGAAGAATTTAAGTGCAAAAGGTGATTGTGATTTAGCACTACAGTTGAGCACTTTGATGGAGGCTGGGATAAATGTGAATGGGGGacaaaaagatgaatgaaaagtgagagtggaggagagcaaaaggagagaaaagagaaagactgGGAGGACAAAAAATGAACTGAACACAACTGGGTCCACAAGGGAACTGGGAAACAGGGTTAGACTTGAACTTGTGATTACAACAACACATCgctgctatgtgtgtgtgtgtgtctgtgtgtgtgtgtgtgtgtgtgtgtgtgtgtgtgtgtgttagtgtgtgtgcgtccgtGTGTTTGGCCCCAGTCAGCTGTTTGCTAACAGCAGGTTTGCAGTGTAGCAGATGTCAGCTGGAGGTGGCAGATGtatctattgtgtgtgtgtgtgtgtgtgtgtgtgtgtgtgtttgtgtgtgtgtgtgtgtgcgtgtgtgtgtgcgagagagagagagtcattgTCCTGCAAAATGGCGTGGGTCTCTCAGTGGGAGGTCAAGGGTCACCATCTGGAGTGTGAAACACACTTCTcacttcttttttattctttactatacaacagaatccaaaaataacatgaaaacatgatgtagcgctctctctctctctctctctgtgtatgtgtgtgtgtgtcaggatcAGTCAGTGTGTGCCAGAACCTTCTGCGGCGCAGGACGAGAGTGTGTGTCGACCGACAGAGGAGAACCAGTCTGTCGCTGTTTACAGGTAAAAGTCATTGAATGCCTCGTGAACTTGTCCTATCACGTCAAGTCCAAACGTTTTTCTGTTCACTCTGCAGGTGATTCCTTCCTCACTGCTTTTTAAACTACTTTCATAACTGAATTAAAATTCTCATGTTACTTCTTACATTATAGAAACACTCTGATTGTTcaccatctgtctctctctgtatgaaATTCAAGGTTCACTTCAGGTTTGTGTTGTAAAGGCAAGTATACTATCTGTATgacacaacataaaaaacactaaCGAAACGCAGCAAACATTGATTAACTTCAATAACATCTGAAATATACTGGATATCATTTAAGTATTTGCTCTAGATTTACAGTTGTGCACATGAGTTTACAttcccatgcttaagttgactaaaaagaaaaataaaaatatcatcttttggaaatttatcttaaagccttaattaaaaacaaggtaaaatccaacctttaaacaccaattttgaattttgaataaacaatatattgtgaataaataaaagttcttcgttaaaatacaggggcgaTTAGTATACACcctcctatgttaaattcccaaagTGGCAGGCCCAGTTTTAtcattaaaggccagttattacatggatcaggttactatgcatcctgatcaAGTTCCCTATGCCTTTGGAATTAAttatgtaaacttatgagcacaactgtatagggttcagaaaaaaaatctaaaaatcaaTGTCAGTGATGTATATTTAGAATTATGGTTTGTGTTTATTCTGTAATGCAACACATTGATCATTGCTTGTTTTGATCTCATTCATCTTAAAACTGATGCCACATTTTGACTCTTGTGGCTCATTCTgtgttatacattttatacttgTATAAGTCTGGATCCCTGTATCCATAGTTGTCTTCTGCAGATGTTTTTTGCGTGTAACTTCTGTTGACCGCCCGCTCCCTCTGCAGCAGTGTGACGTGACGGAGCACTGGGTGTGCGGCAGTAACGGCAGATCCTACAGGAACCACTGTGAGCTGCACAGAGACGCCTGCATCACCCAGACCAAGATACACCTGGAGCACAGAGGACACTGTCTGGgtcagcacagacacacacacacacacacacacacacacacacacacacacacacacacacacacacacacacacacaNNNNNNNNNNNNNNNNNNNNNNNNNNNNNNNNNNNNNNNNNNNNNNNNNNNNNNNNNNNNNNNNNNNNNNNNNNNNNNNNNNNNNNNNNNNNNNNNNNNNTATAcgttttaatagttttagaaaTTGTGCTACAAGAATCACGATTAGCGCTTAAGcattcagaaaaaactgtaaatgacaatgactctctctctcacgcacacgcacacacacgtgacactgttttgtgtgtctgtttgcagaGAAACCCGCAGAGATGGATGTGAGCCCCAGTAAGTCTGCAGCTTAGTTATTACAGAACTatgtttgtacatttcattGTTACATCAGATGTTTTCTCTATGTATTCAGTTTTTAAATCAAGcctaaagacacattttacgCACTGCCCttttacagtaaacacactAATCTCTCAATCTGTTATCATGTCTATAATTCTGTATTTGTGAattgctgcttgtttttgttgttggcatgtttgtttagtttctttctattttctatatttacatgtaaacatCCTTTAACACAGCACCTTAGTGCTTCTTGTACAGCACTTTACTTCAGCTTAAGCTGTGTTTGAATGTGCTCTGTACTTACTTAGATCAAGTTTATTAACTATTTTATtcctgcatttgtgtgtgtagttgtctGTTTCCTGTCCGATCGTGATTGGCTGAGAGAGCGAGTGATTCAGTGGATTCAGGAGGAAATAGAATCTGACAACATGACCTCAAATGACTCAGCCAATCACCTCCTGCAAACCTACTTTGAGGTAACAACTTTTCAGAGAAGTACTAAAAattatcactatttttaaagGTGAGCCCAGTTTTTTGCAACTGGTTTTGAGACATGACAAGCTAAATAAGAATAACTAAAAACAATCTTTCACatctgactctgtgtgtgtgtgttacagacGTATGACAACGGGGATTCAGAGCTCGATTCTAAAGAGTTCCTGAGCTTCCTGAAACATAACGAGACGGCGCTCAACCTCACGTACTCCAATGCTCTGGAGGCTAACGTGCTACTGAGGTACGCACTAACATGCACACGCCCAAACGCTAGGGCTACAAAAAATGGTTATTTTCATCCACTACTtgtctgttgattgttttctcaattaatcaattagtggTCAGgtctaaaaatgtcagaaaattgtgaaaaatgttgatcagtttTTGCCAAAGCCCGAGATGACGTCCTTAaacgtcttgttttgtccataactcaaagatattcagttgacggtcacagaggagagaagaagctAGAAAATATGAACATGTAAAAAGCTGCAATTAGAGAATTCTTTTTATTAAGAACAACTTaaactgattatcaaaatagaattagaaatagaaatagaaatagaaaaataatgcctttattgtcattgaacacaagtgcagtacctgtgcaatgagattgaagcaacccctttgcagtgttgacacaaaaatataaaaatgtaaaacataagaatataaaatgtaaaaacataaagtataggtagtgcagagaaaaaataGGTGGGGGagacctggtgcacagtcctgagtccgGAGAGCAACTGTATccatatataaaatagctttgaatacacattgtgtgaaagtAGATTAGTATTAACAAAGTagtaacaaatacataaatattgcactgtaatgaaatgaaatgtgtaaATACTAAACATTGCACTGCATGAAATTACACAGATTCCAGAGTCCTTTAAGGTATCATGTAA
This portion of the Etheostoma cragini isolate CJK2018 chromosome 17, CSU_Ecrag_1.0, whole genome shotgun sequence genome encodes:
- the LOC117960315 gene encoding follistatin-related protein 1-like, producing the protein MLMIFVFLLLFFLSSPPVSSSPLAKDQSVCARTFCGAGRECVSTDRGEPVCRCLQQCDVTEHWVCGSNGRSYRNHCELHRDACITQTKIHLEHRGHCLEKPAEMDVSPIVCFLSDRDWLRERVIQWIQEEIESDNMTSNDSANHLLQTYFETYDNGDSELDSKEFLSFLKHNETALNLTYSNALEANVLLRSLCVDALIELSDENADWKLSLTEFINCLTPTYHPYERKCALEEEVFEDGAETRMECNKCVCACGNWVCTALTCSGEHQAQQDVKEGAEEEEEMTEEEWSRRVVELNAVQADRQH